The Lolium rigidum isolate FL_2022 chromosome 1, APGP_CSIRO_Lrig_0.1, whole genome shotgun sequence region AGTATTTACTATTTATGCAGTAGCCTTTCCAAAAAAAATCTCTTCTTTTTTTTACTCTTTTTTGACTGAATAGATGGAGGTTTAAGACAGCTACTATGTACAAATTAGGTTGTGGgtgtattattattatttattacgGTTTTAAGTCATGCTACAGCTGATATCTTCATACTTCAGGTTTAGCTGAGAATGCCTCGCCATCTTGTGTCATTCTGACAATTGAGCAACATAAGGATATGCAAGTCTGGATCGATTACCTCAAGGTAGTGACTGATAGTGACTCACCATATTACAAGGTATGTTTCATTTATTTTATGAATTTTGGATCTGTCTTTTCCTAAGATGTTTCACACAAATTTTGGCAACTggttagatacatccaaattttaataaatttcaGACAACTTTggtaggatggagggagtacataattcGAGCGAGAAATTGTAACAAGAATAGAATCTTGAGATAAAAAAAATCTGCTTTAATCACTGAAATTTCTAAAATCGCACAATACCAGCAACTTCAATACGAATGCAAGATTGAAAAGTACAGGACCTCACCGATATTCTGCAGTCGACCTGCTGTTGGACGAGAGCCTGAGACGGCGGCCTGTCGGCGGTCATGTTGGGCAGCAGCCGGCGACGAGGCGACCAGGCCCAGGCGTCCATTGCTCTCAGCTCTGCCGCTGCTGCAAGTTGCCATGCGGCCGGTGCGCTGCCTCCAGCTAGCTTCTCCCGTCCTCCCAATCTCCACTATTCATTATCAATCTGCTTGGAATAAAGAATCAAGGACCAAGGACAGAAGCTGGAGCTGCACGTGAACTGGGATTGGGGATTTTGGTCGATATGGAGAGAGCTGGAGCTGCACGTGAAGAGGGATTGAGGATTTTGGTCGACATGGAGAGAGAGCAGACCTGGATAGGTTTTTGCTAGATGTACCAACTTCTCTACCAAATCAGTGAATGACAATGATGTCAAGTGTTGTAACTTGTGGCTTCAGTGCTAGTACTCTTAGCTGGAGGTAAAAAATAGCCAAAACTTCCAAACTATGCTTGTTCATTTTTTACCACAAAGTGATATTGGCAGGAAAAAACTCTCGGGTTGGATGTTAAATTAGTATTTGCATCTATTTGTATACGTATATATTTATTTTCTACTACAACTTCCGAACTATGCAATGGTTTTACCCATGCATATGTCCACGAGATTGCTACCTATTTGGTAGACTTGGTCACTTACGTGTGATTTATCCCTGTTCCATCCTAGGGACATCGTTTTCTGAAACCTGAGAAATGTATTATCATGTTACCATTTGATTTTATTGTTGTTATATAAAATATACATCGACAAGAGCTCCATGGATCCTATGCGAAGGCACACTTCTAAATTCCTGCTTCATTTGTTATGTTGTGTGCTTTATCCTAAGTTATTCTTGCCCTAAGTTTTTCCTACCGATTTTGTTTTATAATACACAAGAAATCGTATCATCATCCTCAAATGCTTTTCATATGTCTATGGATACAACAAACTACCCACCTTTAATTGATCTACTTCTAAATATCATCGATCTGTACATATCATTGATATGTATAAATTCCAATGTAGCATTTTCCAGGTTGTTATCAACTGAATGACAGAACGATCATCAACGCGTAATATACAAATTGCGCGCAATGACCTTTGTTTTCACAAATTTTCGTTGAAGCCCTAAATATTTCTGACATATGATCCGTGTTTTGTAaaacctaaaaatattttttattgtTCTTCATCTGCACACGAGTCTCACGGGGTTGTGCGCCAAGCCCTAAATATTTCCTACATGTGATCTGTGTTTTATAaaatctaaaaatatttttttttattgttCTTCATCTACACATGAGTTTTACGGGcctgtgcgccaaggcgcacatctaaatctagtttccTTTTATTTCAACATATGCACCGCAAAGTGTAATCCACCGTTCTGTTCTTACCACATCATGAGCAACAGGATGTCTGATGATGCCCTGCTTCTCCCAGGTAGGTCACAGTGAAGACTCAGCCTTGAAGCAACATCACTGTCTCTCTTGGGCCAGCTCCAGCTAGCCCCCGCCCCCGGGGGCGAGCAGCGGGCAGGACAGCTGCCCCGTGATGACAGGAGCAGCAGCTTGACTTGCCGGGCAGATGGTGCGCCAGAGCACGGTTTGCTGCCAGTGTTTCCACATTGGGTTACTTTGGTACTCGGTATCATTCTGGTAGGGAACGGGATAGCAAAGCATTGAAGTGATTCAAGCACCTGCAAAGGAAAATAAATCGACCTTGATGCTCCTGAACGGCGGCGGTAGGAATTGGGGGCGAGCTCCTGAACATCGTGGACGAGCCCGACCCGGGTTTCAGATGCGTGGCGCATAGATTCTGCACGCAGCCCCCTGCCGTATGTCGCCCCCGTGAAGAGGCTGGAGAAGCGGCGACCTTGTAGGCGGccgtggatggggaggaggccctcaaGTAGATTGATGCCGTGGAAGAGCAGCGGCTCCCACGGACGGTGAATCAACGACAAGGGCCAAGGCCGGGCCCCGtcgtcctcgacgccggcaggCAGGACTTGGGCAATTGGAGGCGCGGGGATGCGAATTCGGCAAGGGGAGGTTGAAGGCAAAAGAGATGTTTTGGGCGATCCGTTTTCATAGTGAATTAATTGGCCTAAACGCGACCATCGTTTTAATCCGTGATTAACTTTTTCGGAGCACTAAACGCGACCTGATTGGACGTGGTTTATAATAAATACCTAGTAGATAGAGATAAAATCTCGCCTTGGTCAGCGCAACAGTCCGGTGCAGCATC contains the following coding sequences:
- the LOC124697282 gene encoding uncharacterized protein LOC124697282 — its product is MQVWIDYLKVVTDSDSPYYKQLQYECKIEKYRTSPIFCSRPAVGREPETAACRRSCWAAAGDEATRPRRPLLSALPLLQVAMRPVRCLQLASPVLPISTIHYQSAWNKESRTKDRSWSCT
- the LOC124661047 gene encoding uncharacterized protein LOC124661047 — protein: MSVSYEDNVATDDVTWACTPRMEMPVAVVTFHFLQREDEIDDGGQLIHYENGSPKTSLLPSTSPCRIRIPAPPIAQVLPAGVEDDGARPWPLSLIHRPWEPLLFHGINLLEGLLPIHGRLQGRRFSSLFTGATYGRGLRAESMRHASETRVGLVHDVQELAPNSYRRRSGASSKPCSGAPSARQVKLLLLSSRGSCPARCSPPGAGASWSWPKRDSDVASRLSLHCDLPGRSRASSDILLLMMWRTNASTPSSIVWPSIWGWNKRRRMPTHCRC